The sequence below is a genomic window from Neomicrococcus aestuarii.
AACCTGCTAACGAAACTGCTCGTGTGAAGCTCACTGAATACACCCAGCGGGCGATCACCAAGCGCGATAAACTGGCCTTGAACCTGGAACGAGCCGAATCATTCATCGCTGACCTGCACACCAAATGAATCAGCATCGCTGGCATCGGTTTCACCTTTTCGCTGCTGGTAGGCGACCTGGCTTTCGATGCTCGAGGTGAGGAAGCCCAACATGGGTAAGTCGGGGGCGCGGCTCACTTTTGGTCGCGGGTATCGGCGCGCTGATTGTTGGCGCATGAAACCATACGTACCGCGCCTTGCAAGCTAACGCCTAACTTAACCCATTCCTAGCACGTAGCTAAAGAGGGCCAACAGGCATCCATAACCCGCTTAAGTGAACATTAACCGCCAAAACTATTTGTGCTCCAACCGCCAAACGAAGTTAACAGTCACAGTTAGTGTCCGAAGTTGTCTGCACCTGTACCGGTGAACGACCGGCTTACGGGACAACGTTCGGGGCACGCGTGGTTTTCTCTACAAAGCTGTCATGCAAACGCCCTTCTGAGCTAATCTCTGGATATGCCACTCAAGAATCGTTCCATTCAAGAAGCCAACGGGCGCGTAATACATGAGTGGTCCATGAATGTTCCGATAAGCCGTCTTTGGTGGGGTCTTACAGATCCCACCGCGCTACCTCAGTGGCTCGGAATCCTCACAGAAGGGACATTCGTCAATGGTGGTGTTGTGACGATCCAGCACGCAGAAAACTATTCCTGTACCAGTCAGATCCTGGCTTGTGAACCAGAACAGCTGCTATCAATGACCTGGAAATTCCCAGACGAGGATCTCTCGAAGTTGCAGATCGAACTCACGTCGGTTGATGATGCCGTCGGCCTGGTTCTGACTCACGATGAACTCGGGGTCGAAGCAACAAATTACCTGCCTGGCTGGCATACGCACCTACTGTATTTGGAAGACCTGCTCTTGGGGCGCCCGCGCTCCATGGATGATTTCTGGTCTACCTACGAAGTTCTCCGGGACGTTTGAGGCTAGCGGGACTTTGGTCTTGTGTGCCTTCCCAGTGAAGGTTCCGCTTAGGGAGGCTCCGATAGAAGACCGACCTACGGGACACCCACTATGAAGCCTCCTACAGGCAGCTGAGCAATGAGCGTTCCGCTTGCGGTCACCCGATGCGGGACAGAGGACTTCGGACTGTGCTGTCGACTTAGAAGAAAACGACAGCCACTGACCCTTCATTGGTGTCTGCGTTACCCTGATTTGAAACGGTCAAAAAGGACACTAGTGAAAAAAGTCGTATGGATCGTCCAACAGGATGCCACCCCTGACAACACCGTGCTTGGTGTCTTTGACAACTGGCGTGAAGCCGACGAATTTTCAGAAAGTATCAAGGATGAGTTCGTAGATCACGTCCTGATCCAACAATTCCACATCGGATACAAGTTCACCGACGGGTCATCCCGTTATTCCACATAAGGTTCCTCTTGCGGGCGGCAGTGCTGTTGACTATGGACAGAAGTGCTGAGGACTTCGGACTCTGACATCGGTCGCAAGTTCTCGGCCGTTGCATGTGCACGTAAAACTCGCACGATAATGTGCGCGATGAAGGCACCGTAACTGCAACAATGAGGGCATGACGGGACTTCTTATCGGGTACGCGCGCGTTTCAACGAGCGAGCAGGATCTCGCAACCCAACAAGCTGCACTGAGCGCTTTGGGCGTGCTGCCCGAGAACTTGTATGTCGATCACGGGTTGACCGGTACTAATCGCGAACGTCCTGGACTTGGAAAAGCACTCGCCGCCGTGCGTGCTGGCGACACTCTCGTCGTGACGAAACTCGACCGCCTGGCACGTTCACTCCCCGACGCGAGGGACATTGCTGATGAGCTGAACCGAAAAGGTGTCGCGTTGAGTCTTGGCGGGAGTATTTATGATCCGAAAGACCCTGTTGGTCGGCTCCTCTTTAATGTGCTTGGGATGGTCGCTGAGTTCGAAGCGGATCTGATCCGAGCGCGTACTAGAGAAGGCATGGCCATTGCGAAAGCCAAAGGAAAGCTTAAGGGTAAGCAGCCCAAGCTCTCCGCATCGCAGCGGAAGCATCTGTTGTCGACCGCCGCCCGGGGTGAGCACACGCAGAGCGAACTTGCGGAGCTCTTCAACGTCTCCCGGACCACGATCTATCGAGAGCTGAAACGTATCGACGTAAATTCATCTTAAGTTCATAGCTCTATTTAGGGGGGTCGGTTGTAGCCACAGTTGGGGGCCATTCTTCGGGCGTAACGCCGATCGGAGGTTTCCCCTCTTTCCATGGAACCATGGGTGGAACTTCCCAAGACTGTGGATTAGTGAAGTCCAGTGATCCACCGCCAAGCACCACATCTTTAAAAGTGACCTTTGTGCCAACGAAGTTTGACCTTCTGAAGGACACTTTGCCGTTTTCCTCGAAGATTGTGTCGTTGAACGATAAGTAGCCGTGGGACATTTCTGTGTTACTGAATTTCAGCTCGCCTCCTGAAAAAGTCGAGCCATGGAAGTTGAGCCACATTCCTTCGATGCGTGCCCAAGTGAAAAGAAGTAAGGATCCAGAAAACACGGAGTCGCTGAAGTTCATCATCACCCGTGAGAACACTGCCTCTTCAAAATTTAGTGTGCCGCCGGAGAACTCTGCCGAAGAAAAATCCACAAGCCTTCCTGAGAAATTGGCATATCTAAACGAGACAGTCCCTCCTTCTTGGAATTTGGCTTCAGTAAATATTGCATCACCCCGACTGAACCTTGCGTGTTTGAAGTACGTCATACCTCCGATGAACGTGGCGCCAGTAAAATCTATCCGCTCGCTTCTGAACTCAGACATACTAAAATCAAGGTTTTCACTGGAGAACACGGCGTCCTTGAAAGTTACTTCTGTTCCAGTGAATGACGCGCCTGAGAAGCTAACTGATTTGCCGGAGAACACTGCACCAGAGAAGTCTCCGCCATCGAACAAAACGCCGGTGAAGTCTAGGTTCAAGTTTGACCAAGAATTGGGCGAGTGCGCTTGGAGATGCTTAGTAATGGTTCGAATAATTGTGAGCCTTACTTCGCGATCCGCTGGACGTAGGATGTGGCTTCGAATCTCTTCAACGTTGCCTCGTTCGAAAGTCCACGTTCTTTTCTCAACTACTTCTCGCAACAGACTGGGTTCTCCGTTGCCTTGGTAGGGAAGACGCAAGTATCCGCAAAGCACATCAATACAAAGTTGTTTTCTATCTTCTTCACTTTCATCAGCTAACGCTTCGAGTGCATAGATCCCAGCAAACTGAACAGTGGGATCAAACGAACTGAGTTGTCGTGCTGCATTCTCTAGCCGATTCATAAAGCTCAGTGCTTCACTATCACTCTGCTTACGGTATGCAATCGTTAGATAGGTAATACCACCCATACCGGCGACAGCTGCAAAGACAGTCGAAAGAATGCTAGCTCTCGTTGTTCCTTCACTAGCCAGCTCCCATGGCCAAGAACTATTAACAACGCCAGCCACGATGAACCAAAGTACGACAAAAACCATGACCCCAATACCGACCATTCCAAGAACAGCAAAGAGGAGCTGTGATCTCCGTGGCGTGCTTTTAGAGGACGCACTGTGTGGTTCGTTGGACTTACCTTTTCGGCCCATAACAATCATTTCCCTAGATTCCTTTTGTCCACATTTCGACCCAGTCTGCCGATCTTCGAGCTCCCAAAGAAGGGAAAATCTCCACACATCGGACCTAGCATTTGGGTTGGTTTCGTGCGTGCGCTTCCACCTTTGGAGATTATCGACTAACCCAAGTCGTCGAAAATCTCTAGTCAAACGACGGCTCTGAAACTGTAGGTTTCTCGGATCCTTCAGA
It includes:
- a CDS encoding SRPBCC domain-containing protein, which translates into the protein MNVPISRLWWGLTDPTALPQWLGILTEGTFVNGGVVTIQHAENYSCTSQILACEPEQLLSMTWKFPDEDLSKLQIELTSVDDAVGLVLTHDELGVEATNYLPGWHTHLLYLEDLLLGRPRSMDDFWSTYEVLRDV
- a CDS encoding recombinase family protein, which codes for MTGLLIGYARVSTSEQDLATQQAALSALGVLPENLYVDHGLTGTNRERPGLGKALAAVRAGDTLVVTKLDRLARSLPDARDIADELNRKGVALSLGGSIYDPKDPVGRLLFNVLGMVAEFEADLIRARTREGMAIAKAKGKLKGKQPKLSASQRKHLLSTAARGEHTQSELAELFNVSRTTIYRELKRIDVNSS
- a CDS encoding pentapeptide repeat-containing protein, producing MIVMGRKGKSNEPHSASSKSTPRRSQLLFAVLGMVGIGVMVFVVLWFIVAGVVNSSWPWELASEGTTRASILSTVFAAVAGMGGITYLTIAYRKQSDSEALSFMNRLENAARQLSSFDPTVQFAGIYALEALADESEEDRKQLCIDVLCGYLRLPYQGNGEPSLLREVVEKRTWTFERGNVEEIRSHILRPADREVRLTIIRTITKHLQAHSPNSWSNLNLDFTGVLFDGGDFSGAVFSGKSVSFSGASFTGTEVTFKDAVFSSENLDFSMSEFRSERIDFTGATFIGGMTYFKHARFSRGDAIFTEAKFQEGGTVSFRYANFSGRLVDFSSAEFSGGTLNFEEAVFSRVMMNFSDSVFSGSLLLFTWARIEGMWLNFHGSTFSGGELKFSNTEMSHGYLSFNDTIFEENGKVSFRRSNFVGTKVTFKDVVLGGGSLDFTNPQSWEVPPMVPWKEGKPPIGVTPEEWPPTVATTDPPK